In Candidatus Epulonipiscium viviparus, one DNA window encodes the following:
- a CDS encoding glycoside hydrolase family 2 TIM barrel-domain containing protein encodes MKTLFNDNWFFSRSDDPMAKELTFNPAGFTRVRIPHDWSVDSPFEKEAIAGVRSGYLQTGVGWYRKLFAVTNEMLAGRVEILFDGIFMDSSVYINGKLVGNRPYGYISFFYDITEFLVEGNNLIAIRVDCSKEGQTRWYNGSGIYRNVWFINTKSVYIPTWAATVTTKVNNNIATINYSLKIANKNDEPAAVVASTYIYCQGNVLLNERHNVIVDKETTINLTFDIADPLLWSADDPNLYQLETRLMLNGTDIIDSLKTPFGIRTIEYKSNEGMFINGIHTNLKGVCLHHDGGVVGAAVPDSINRKRIMLLKEMGCNAIRTAHNPFAPEFYEICDEVGMMVMDEIFDGWETSKVPNDYGLYFDQWYERDVTDFITRDKNHPCVVMWSIGNEMLKVNSATTQKLLNLVHKLDPTRKVTAGVNGVGADREKCRMMTDIAGFNDGGGACFIYEQKHLERPDQLFVATEAPHTGQTRGFYRTQTWWRDKNQPRIEIPNLTDEEIFFDGRPGYQSSYDNSGVRVCVRDSWSYVEKMPYLIGEFRWAGIDYYGESEWPKRKSESGVIDTANFPKDHYYLYQSMWRDATEHPMIHLLPHWTHPEITEGTIIPVWVYTNCDSAELILNDISLGKCEKGTAKHLQWDVPYQPGTITAIAYRNNEKVAQKSYSTAAAPAGFELDSDIIEVDINGINTVQVDVTALDAAGISVPYAENNLYFYLEGDAEFVGTENGDPLDHTLLTSHTRRLFYGLAAATIRPWSEYKLTVAGIMGNRIFKDTTTATIEAIVIDELDDTTTARLKIYYTTNGDEANFNSIVYDGPIEISETTMINAAFYKKNKLLFRLNELFVKGERIPYIDTAHTNKTPVGDIPDGPFDKEAVGVWSYESGIDYEFLPDGTVVLLVDKDNKQLVGHWWYNYPTDMFEIEDYAGTGEIWYLTGAKEKLELTSQKADKLKMGNKAKGIRMPDQEVILTKK; translated from the coding sequence ATGAAAACACTATTTAACGATAACTGGTTTTTTTCAAGAAGTGATGACCCGATGGCAAAGGAACTAACTTTCAACCCTGCAGGCTTCACGCGTGTACGAATTCCTCATGATTGGAGCGTAGATTCACCTTTTGAAAAAGAGGCTATTGCAGGAGTTCGCTCTGGATATCTACAAACGGGGGTCGGCTGGTATCGCAAGCTTTTTGCTGTGACAAATGAAATGCTAGCGGGCAGAGTCGAAATACTATTTGATGGAATTTTTATGGATAGCAGTGTTTATATCAACGGCAAGCTTGTCGGAAACCGCCCATATGGATATATCAGTTTCTTCTATGATATTACAGAATTTTTGGTAGAGGGGAACAATTTGATTGCTATAAGAGTGGATTGTTCCAAAGAAGGCCAAACCCGCTGGTACAATGGCTCTGGTATATATCGCAACGTCTGGTTTATAAATACAAAAAGCGTTTATATCCCAACCTGGGCCGCCACGGTTACTACTAAGGTTAATAATAATATTGCAACTATCAATTATTCTCTCAAAATTGCTAACAAAAATGACGAACCTGCGGCCGTGGTTGCAAGCACCTATATCTATTGCCAAGGTAATGTTTTACTAAATGAGCGCCACAACGTTATAGTTGACAAGGAAACTACGATCAATCTAACCTTCGATATTGCAGATCCTCTTCTTTGGAGCGCTGATGACCCCAATTTGTATCAGCTAGAAACCAGGCTTATGCTAAACGGAACCGACATCATCGATAGCTTAAAAACTCCGTTCGGAATACGCACTATTGAATACAAATCAAATGAGGGAATGTTTATAAACGGTATCCACACCAATCTCAAAGGCGTGTGCTTGCACCATGATGGTGGCGTCGTGGGAGCTGCAGTTCCAGATAGTATCAACCGCAAACGCATTATGCTACTAAAAGAGATGGGCTGCAATGCGATTCGAACGGCACATAATCCTTTTGCACCAGAATTTTATGAAATTTGCGATGAAGTTGGAATGATGGTAATGGACGAAATTTTTGATGGCTGGGAAACATCCAAAGTTCCAAACGACTATGGGCTATATTTTGATCAGTGGTATGAGCGCGATGTTACAGATTTTATAACACGTGATAAAAACCATCCTTGCGTCGTGATGTGGTCCATTGGCAATGAGATGCTTAAGGTTAACTCGGCAACAACGCAAAAATTGCTAAATCTCGTTCATAAACTAGATCCTACACGCAAAGTCACTGCAGGCGTAAATGGCGTGGGGGCCGATCGTGAAAAATGCCGCATGATGACCGACATTGCCGGCTTCAACGACGGCGGAGGTGCTTGCTTTATATATGAGCAAAAGCATTTAGAAAGACCCGACCAACTGTTTGTTGCAACAGAAGCGCCTCATACGGGACAAACCAGGGGATTCTACCGCACTCAAACCTGGTGGAGAGATAAAAATCAGCCGCGCATCGAGATCCCAAATTTAACAGATGAGGAAATCTTCTTTGACGGACGCCCAGGTTACCAATCTTCATATGACAATAGCGGGGTTCGTGTATGCGTGCGTGATAGCTGGTCATACGTCGAAAAGATGCCATATCTAATCGGTGAATTTCGATGGGCAGGCATTGACTATTACGGCGAGAGCGAGTGGCCAAAACGCAAGAGTGAGTCCGGAGTAATCGATACAGCAAATTTTCCAAAGGATCACTATTATCTATACCAAAGCATGTGGCGCGACGCTACAGAACACCCAATGATTCATCTGCTACCGCATTGGACGCATCCCGAAATTACTGAAGGAACGATCATACCAGTCTGGGTATATACAAACTGCGACTCGGCAGAGCTAATTTTAAACGACATCAGCCTAGGCAAATGTGAAAAAGGCACCGCCAAACATCTGCAGTGGGACGTGCCATACCAGCCAGGAACTATCACGGCAATAGCGTATCGCAATAACGAAAAGGTTGCCCAAAAAAGCTACTCAACTGCTGCCGCACCAGCAGGATTTGAATTGGATAGCGACATTATAGAAGTTGACATTAATGGGATCAACACAGTTCAAGTGGATGTTACAGCTCTCGATGCCGCCGGAATTTCCGTCCCTTATGCAGAAAACAATCTATATTTTTATCTGGAAGGTGACGCAGAGTTTGTTGGTACAGAAAATGGAGACCCGTTAGATCATACTCTTTTAACATCGCATACTCGCAGATTATTTTACGGCTTGGCTGCAGCGACCATACGACCTTGGAGCGAATACAAGCTCACCGTGGCGGGTATCATGGGCAACCGTATATTTAAAGATACAACGACTGCAACAATCGAGGCAATAGTTATAGATGAGCTAGATGACACTACAACTGCTAGACTAAAAATTTATTATACAACCAACGGTGACGAAGCGAATTTCAATTCAATAGTATACGATGGCCCTATCGAAATTTCGGAGACAACAATGATCAACGCCGCGTTCTACAAGAAAAATAAATTGCTATTTAGATTAAACGAACTATTTGTAAAAGGTGAGCGAATTCCTTATATCGATACGGCTCACACTAACAAAACTCCCGTTGGAGATATACCAGATGGGCCATTCGATAAAGAAGCAGTGGGAGTTTGGAGCTACGAGAGTGGCATAGACTATGAATTTTTGCCAGATGGAACAGTTGTGTTGCTAGTAGATAAGGATAACAAACAGTTGGTGGGGCATTGGTGGTACAATTACCCAACCGATATGTTCGAAATCGAGGACTATGCAGGAACTGGAGAAATTTGGTATCTAACTGGTGCAAAAGAGAAACTTGAGCTTACATCCCAAAAAGCTGATAAACTAAAAATGGGTAATAAAGCTAAAGGAATTCGTATGCCTGATCAAGAAGTAATTTTGACTAAAAAATAA
- a CDS encoding 6-phosphofructokinase, with protein MANLLIAHGGGPTSVINASLYGVITEAKKYPEIDKVYGAVGGSSGILTENFIDLKEIPEAEIEKLLHTPASALGTSRFPLYEKEYAKMLEIFDKYDIRWVLFNGGNGSMDTCGKIYEVAKDKGIGVIGIPKTIDNDIFVTDHSPGYGSAARFIAQTVKDIGEDVKSMPIHVSVVESMGRNAGWITAAAALARRKPGDAPHLIYLPERPFNEKEFLEDVERLHEQYGGVVVAVSEGLTNEAGEPVAPLVFRTERAVYTGDVGTHLANLVIKELGIKARSEKPGITGRASVVNQSTTDVSEAVDAGRAALRAVLEGQTGMMVGFKRISTDPYKSETILIPISEVMMGEKIVPAEFINARGNDVTTAFVEWAKPLIGGDLVEFADFNLGARKEKI; from the coding sequence TTGGCAAATTTATTAATAGCACATGGCGGTGGCCCCACTTCTGTAATCAACGCATCTCTTTATGGTGTAATTACAGAGGCAAAAAAATATCCAGAAATTGATAAGGTTTATGGAGCAGTTGGCGGAAGTAGTGGCATCTTAACCGAAAACTTTATAGATTTAAAAGAGATTCCTGAAGCTGAGATCGAAAAATTGCTTCACACCCCCGCATCTGCGTTGGGTACATCACGATTTCCTCTGTATGAAAAAGAATACGCTAAAATGTTAGAAATATTTGACAAATACGATATTAGATGGGTCTTATTTAATGGCGGAAACGGCTCTATGGACACTTGCGGAAAGATTTACGAAGTGGCAAAGGACAAAGGAATAGGAGTTATTGGAATTCCGAAGACAATTGATAACGATATATTTGTAACTGATCACTCGCCAGGATATGGCAGTGCCGCGCGATTTATTGCTCAGACAGTTAAGGACATTGGAGAAGATGTTAAGTCTATGCCTATCCACGTGAGTGTGGTCGAATCGATGGGCCGAAACGCAGGATGGATCACGGCAGCAGCAGCCCTGGCGAGACGCAAACCTGGAGATGCGCCACATTTAATATATCTGCCAGAGCGACCATTTAATGAGAAAGAATTTTTGGAAGATGTAGAACGATTACATGAGCAATATGGTGGCGTTGTAGTTGCAGTTAGCGAAGGCCTGACAAATGAAGCGGGCGAACCAGTTGCCCCACTGGTCTTTAGAACAGAACGCGCCGTATACACCGGAGACGTTGGAACGCACCTTGCCAATCTGGTAATCAAAGAGCTGGGCATCAAAGCTCGAAGCGAAAAGCCTGGCATTACGGGACGCGCATCGGTTGTAAATCAGTCTACTACAGATGTTTCAGAAGCGGTGGATGCTGGAAGAGCAGCATTGAGAGCTGTGTTGGAAGGTCAAACAGGAATGATGGTTGGCTTTAAGCGCATTTCTACAGACCCGTATAAATCCGAAACAATTTTAATTCCTATTAGCGAAGTGATGATGGGCGAAAAAATTGTACCAGCAGAATTTATCAACGCGCGTGGTAACGATGTAACTACGGCGTTTGTAGAATGGGCCAAACCGTTAATTGGTGGTGATCTGGTCGAATTTGCAGACTTCAACTTGGGTGCTCGAAAAGAAAAAATCTAA
- a CDS encoding CehA/McbA family metallohydrolase — protein MKLRNALIIATYFLSSTIIFAADVNLYYGQLHSHTSFSDGQGSVDEAYIYAREEAGVDFLAITDHSNQLDNDFAVSISDGTASTEWQTGLATANKYNEAGHFAAIYAFEMTWSASTGKWGHMNTYNTPGFESRNNKEMDLKNYYATLATIPGSVSQMNHPGNAFGDFANFGYYSKEADKVVTLIEVANGEGDVRGSGYYPSYEYYTKALDMGWHLAPTNGQDNHAGEWGDANTARTVIEAVELTRESVYDALRNMRVYATEDENLAISYKLNGHTMGSILENQDALDFAVIVYDPDETDELKKVELITDGGKVAAAATEGIWKFSLDPTIDSTYFYLRVTQTDGDIAVTAPIWIGDKENLGISAIKSSSQKAIVGDDVEVEVVLYNNESYAMEDALVKYWVDGEVVTTAIVGDVAKSDMANSVATISIDDVGPNMITASMEATINGEFRVFMKDLTVTGVEAEDVTRVLIDGSKNNAYVTGGYIDNMHFTTELIQENGGVAKINKKTITDDVLAGIDLLIITDAQSKDPGYSYSESELAAIKKYTDGGGNLIITSKADYGDAAGEFGNAAQGNAILEAIGATARFNDDQMIDQTRNGGQVYRLYLDDYNAKSEYTDGVKQSKFSFYSGNTVLANEAATIVRAHATSESSDADMQNDSVAVGDTVALAIETLVSGAKVAVSGVTFFSDFEMDPSNEYSNPVIMANILRDFAPAK, from the coding sequence ATGAAATTACGAAACGCTTTAATTATTGCTACATATTTTCTAAGTTCAACTATAATTTTCGCAGCCGATGTTAATTTATATTATGGGCAGCTTCATTCACATACCAGTTTTTCTGATGGACAAGGCAGTGTGGACGAGGCCTACATATACGCACGCGAAGAAGCTGGAGTCGACTTTTTGGCTATTACAGACCATTCAAATCAACTTGATAATGATTTTGCAGTATCGATTTCAGATGGCACTGCCAGCACAGAGTGGCAAACCGGATTAGCAACAGCAAATAAATATAACGAAGCAGGTCACTTTGCCGCCATATATGCATTTGAGATGACTTGGTCTGCTAGCACCGGTAAATGGGGCCATATGAATACATATAATACACCTGGCTTTGAGAGCCGAAATAACAAGGAAATGGACCTAAAAAACTATTACGCTACATTGGCAACGATCCCGGGATCTGTATCGCAAATGAATCATCCGGGAAATGCGTTTGGCGACTTTGCAAACTTTGGCTACTATAGCAAGGAGGCTGATAAAGTTGTGACACTAATAGAAGTTGCAAATGGCGAGGGCGATGTTAGAGGAAGCGGATATTACCCTTCGTATGAATATTATACGAAAGCCTTAGATATGGGATGGCACCTGGCGCCAACCAACGGACAAGACAATCACGCTGGTGAGTGGGGGGATGCCAATACAGCGCGTACAGTTATAGAAGCGGTGGAGCTAACTCGAGAATCGGTTTACGATGCCTTGCGCAACATGCGAGTGTATGCAACAGAAGATGAAAACTTGGCAATCTCATATAAATTAAACGGGCACACGATGGGATCCATTTTGGAGAATCAAGACGCATTGGACTTTGCCGTTATTGTGTATGACCCAGACGAAACAGACGAGCTAAAAAAAGTGGAGCTAATTACTGACGGCGGCAAAGTGGCAGCTGCAGCTACGGAGGGTATATGGAAATTTTCACTCGACCCCACCATTGATTCTACATATTTTTATTTGAGAGTAACGCAAACAGATGGAGATATCGCCGTGACAGCACCGATATGGATTGGCGACAAAGAAAACCTGGGAATTTCTGCCATTAAATCTAGTTCACAAAAAGCCATTGTGGGCGATGATGTAGAAGTCGAAGTCGTGCTCTATAATAATGAAAGTTACGCAATGGAAGATGCGCTAGTGAAATATTGGGTAGACGGCGAAGTGGTAACAACAGCCATAGTAGGCGACGTCGCTAAATCAGATATGGCAAACAGTGTTGCAACAATTTCTATAGACGATGTAGGGCCAAATATGATTACAGCATCAATGGAAGCTACGATAAATGGGGAGTTTCGAGTATTTATGAAAGATCTGACAGTTACCGGAGTGGAAGCGGAAGATGTAACTCGAGTATTGATTGACGGCTCCAAAAATAATGCCTATGTAACGGGTGGATACATCGACAATATGCATTTCACAACAGAATTAATTCAAGAAAATGGCGGAGTTGCTAAGATTAATAAAAAAACTATTACCGACGATGTGTTAGCAGGAATAGACTTGCTAATAATCACAGATGCGCAAAGCAAGGATCCGGGATATAGCTATAGCGAATCAGAGCTTGCTGCAATAAAGAAGTATACCGACGGTGGCGGAAACCTGATTATCACATCGAAAGCAGACTACGGCGATGCAGCTGGGGAGTTCGGCAACGCTGCGCAGGGCAATGCCATTTTGGAAGCAATCGGGGCAACAGCCAGATTCAACGATGACCAAATGATTGACCAAACTAGAAATGGCGGGCAAGTATACAGATTATATCTAGACGATTATAATGCAAAAAGCGAGTATACCGATGGTGTGAAGCAATCCAAATTTAGTTTTTATAGCGGAAACACGGTTTTGGCAAACGAGGCAGCAACCATAGTTCGAGCCCATGCCACATCCGAGAGCTCCGATGCTGATATGCAAAATGATAGCGTAGCCGTAGGAGATACTGTCGCGTTAGCAATTGAAACATTAGTCAGCGGTGCAAAGGTCGCAGTTTCGGGCGTAACATTTTTCTCAGACTTTGAGATGGATCCGTCTAACGAATATTCCAACCCTGTGATAATGGCAAACATTTTGCGTGACTTTGCTCCTGCCAAATAA
- a CDS encoding isocitrate/isopropylmalate family dehydrogenase translates to MEAEQHFLQLVKEQLERVERLKNKPAAVNFKDQIVIGYCSGDGIGPIITDATIRVLQKLLADELESKKIVLKEIQGLTIENRLEKNMAVPDDVLAEIKTCDVLLKGPTTTPSGGSAKNIESANVTLRRELDLYANVRPVILRDEGIDWMFFRENTEGAYVLGSRGIEISDDLVFDFRVITAPGTERIARAAFKYARDNGKKRVTVVTKSNILKKTDGKFWSVCMEVAKEYPEIQVDEYFIDIMTAKLLDTAERASFEVFVLPNLYGDIITDEAAQIQGGVGTAGSANIGDRYAMFEAVHGSAPRLIELGLAEYANPSSLIKAAEIMLRHIGFIDKANKLATILGEANQKIKVTGNVADSKCLDITEYILANL, encoded by the coding sequence ATGGAAGCTGAACAACATTTTTTGCAATTAGTTAAAGAGCAACTCGAGCGGGTTGAACGCCTCAAAAATAAACCTGCAGCAGTAAATTTCAAAGATCAGATTGTAATAGGTTATTGCAGTGGAGACGGCATAGGCCCCATAATTACCGACGCTACTATTAGGGTATTGCAAAAACTTTTGGCAGATGAATTAGAGTCAAAAAAGATTGTGCTAAAAGAAATTCAAGGCCTGACAATCGAAAACCGTCTAGAAAAAAACATGGCAGTTCCCGACGATGTATTAGCAGAAATCAAAACGTGCGATGTATTACTAAAAGGCCCAACAACCACTCCTAGTGGTGGAAGCGCCAAAAATATAGAAAGCGCAAACGTAACTTTACGTCGAGAACTCGATTTATACGCAAACGTTCGCCCGGTTATTCTAAGAGACGAAGGCATAGACTGGATGTTCTTTAGAGAAAATACCGAAGGAGCGTATGTTTTAGGCAGTAGAGGAATTGAGATTTCAGACGACTTGGTATTTGATTTTCGCGTAATTACCGCTCCCGGAACCGAGAGAATAGCAAGGGCGGCATTTAAATATGCAAGAGATAATGGCAAAAAACGAGTAACCGTTGTTACCAAATCGAATATTCTAAAAAAAACTGACGGTAAATTTTGGTCAGTATGCATGGAAGTTGCAAAAGAGTATCCAGAAATTCAGGTAGACGAATATTTTATTGATATTATGACAGCAAAGCTACTTGATACAGCTGAGAGAGCATCATTCGAAGTGTTTGTTTTGCCTAACTTGTATGGTGACATTATAACAGATGAAGCGGCACAAATACAAGGAGGCGTGGGCACTGCAGGAAGCGCAAATATTGGCGATCGCTATGCTATGTTTGAAGCCGTTCATGGATCTGCACCTAGGCTTATAGAGCTCGGACTTGCCGAATACGCAAACCCGTCTAGCCTGATCAAAGCGGCAGAAATCATGCTAAGACATATTGGATTTATAGACAAGGCAAATAAGCTGGCTACTATATTAGGAGAAGCCAACCAGAAAATTAAAGTTACAGGAAATGTAGCGGATTCAAAATGTTTGGATATTACAGAATATATTTTAGCTAATTTATAA
- the iadA gene encoding beta-aspartyl-peptidase, translating into MTIIKNAIVYDPYLLGVKDILIEGDKIIAIANDIFVNSNALQVEVIDAAGKIVLPGYIDQHVHVIGGGGEAGFKSRTPEVVLSDIVKAGVTTVIGVLGTDATTRSLESLLAKVRALDEEGVSAYMLTGAYEVPIPTLFADARRDIILIDKILGVGEVAISDHRSSLATFDEIKRIVTQARVGGMLSGKAGVIQFHVGDGNSKLSMLFDIIDQTEVPACHLIPTHVNRSKALLTSAMDFAKKGGYIDITSCMGSADMSASKAIRMCSDYGVPISQITMSSDGNGSQTKYDALGKVTGLTSASMATLHAAVKAAITKEKVPAEDVFAIVTKNVAKANGLWPHKGAIAIGSDADLLFLTAAYDICDLMAKGKFMIRDKKLLTKGTFE; encoded by the coding sequence ATGACTATAATTAAAAATGCTATTGTATATGATCCCTATCTCCTGGGAGTGAAAGATATATTAATTGAGGGCGATAAAATTATTGCTATTGCCAACGACATTTTTGTAAACTCGAATGCACTTCAGGTCGAAGTCATTGATGCAGCAGGAAAAATTGTGTTGCCAGGATATATCGATCAACACGTCCATGTTATTGGCGGCGGAGGAGAAGCGGGATTTAAGAGCCGTACTCCAGAAGTGGTTTTATCTGATATTGTAAAGGCCGGAGTTACTACAGTTATCGGAGTTTTGGGAACCGATGCGACAACTAGATCTCTCGAGAGTTTGCTGGCAAAAGTGCGTGCTCTAGATGAAGAGGGAGTTTCGGCGTATATGCTAACGGGTGCGTACGAAGTGCCGATCCCAACCCTATTTGCAGATGCAAGGCGCGACATTATTTTAATCGATAAAATCTTGGGCGTTGGCGAAGTTGCGATATCAGACCATCGCTCATCGCTAGCCACTTTCGATGAAATCAAGCGAATTGTAACACAAGCTCGAGTCGGCGGAATGCTCTCTGGAAAGGCTGGAGTGATTCAGTTTCATGTCGGTGATGGCAACAGCAAACTTTCTATGCTATTCGATATAATCGATCAAACCGAAGTGCCTGCATGCCATTTAATTCCAACGCATGTCAATAGATCTAAGGCGCTTTTAACATCGGCTATGGACTTTGCCAAAAAGGGTGGGTATATCGATATCACTTCCTGCATGGGGTCTGCCGATATGTCCGCATCGAAAGCAATACGAATGTGTTCCGACTATGGCGTTCCAATATCTCAAATTACAATGAGCTCCGATGGAAACGGAAGCCAAACCAAATACGATGCGTTGGGCAAAGTGACAGGGCTAACCTCCGCTAGTATGGCGACGCTTCATGCGGCGGTCAAAGCTGCCATAACCAAAGAGAAGGTACCAGCCGAAGATGTGTTTGCGATAGTGACTAAAAACGTTGCAAAGGCGAATGGACTGTGGCCTCACAAAGGTGCCATTGCTATTGGAAGCGATGCCGATTTGCTTTTTTTAACTGCAGCATATGATATTTGCGATCTGATGGCAAAAGGAAAGTTTATGATTCGGGATAAAAAATTATTGACTAAGGGAACTTTTGAGTAA
- the fba gene encoding class II fructose-1,6-bisphosphate aldolase, producing MLVSATEMLNKAKAGKYAVGQFNINNLEWTKAVLITAKENKSPVILGVSEGAGKYMGGYDTIVGMVKGLIKDLDIDVPVALHLDHGSYEHAKLCIEAGFSSVMFDGSHYSIEENIAKTTELVAYAHSKGVSIEAEVGSIGGEEDGVVGKGEVADAKECKMIADLGVDMLAAGIGNIHGKYPDNWTGLDFKALDEIQKLTGTLPLVLHGGTGISEAMIKESISLGVSKINVNTECQLTFAAATRKYIEEGKDLSGKGFDPRKLLAPGYEAIKNTVKEKMDLFGSIGKA from the coding sequence ATGTTAGTTTCAGCAACAGAAATGCTCAACAAAGCAAAAGCTGGTAAATATGCAGTGGGTCAATTTAATATAAACAATCTTGAATGGACAAAAGCAGTTTTGATTACCGCAAAAGAAAATAAATCTCCTGTCATCCTCGGAGTTTCTGAAGGCGCCGGAAAATATATGGGCGGGTACGATACTATTGTTGGAATGGTTAAAGGTCTAATTAAAGATTTAGACATTGATGTTCCTGTCGCTCTTCATTTGGATCACGGAAGCTACGAGCACGCTAAGTTATGTATAGAAGCTGGCTTTTCATCTGTTATGTTTGATGGGTCACATTACTCTATTGAAGAAAATATAGCCAAAACTACAGAGCTTGTCGCATACGCTCATTCGAAAGGCGTTTCTATCGAAGCCGAAGTCGGCTCAATTGGCGGTGAAGAAGATGGCGTTGTTGGAAAAGGCGAAGTTGCAGATGCTAAAGAATGCAAGATGATCGCGGACCTTGGCGTCGACATGCTAGCAGCTGGAATCGGAAATATCCACGGAAAATATCCAGACAACTGGACAGGACTAGATTTTAAAGCTTTAGATGAAATTCAAAAATTAACAGGAACATTACCTCTTGTTTTGCATGGTGGAACAGGAATCAGCGAGGCTATGATTAAAGAATCGATTTCTCTTGGAGTTTCTAAGATCAATGTTAATACTGAATGTCAGCTTACATTTGCAGCTGCTACCAGAAAATATATTGAAGAAGGAAAGGATTTATCAGGAAAAGGATTTGATCCACGTAAACTACTGGCTCCTGGATATGAAGCTATTAAGAATACGGTTAAAGAAAAAATGGACCTCTTTGGTTCTATCGGCAAAGCATAA
- a CDS encoding sialate O-acetylesterase, giving the protein MLIDFSKKKFDIIIAAGQSNCEGAGIGDVEDPYAPKNNVWSMNDFVIAKATERIKGNTLRGRFVLHFADEYLNAGLLDADREILIISAAQGGTGFATHEWNRGDALAVRMLEMTKTALELNTENKIVAFLWHQGEREVSHNMTAEAHLNNVRILLGDLQAAFGKNFPMITADLVPIWKAEKGELATKISDATRQAFAEVGGSFVDTDGLTSNFEEVAGSHEKIHFSRKAVKELGQRYFAAYNNKRE; this is encoded by the coding sequence ATGTTGATAGATTTTAGTAAAAAGAAATTTGATATAATCATTGCCGCAGGACAGTCCAATTGTGAAGGTGCAGGCATCGGAGACGTTGAAGATCCTTATGCTCCAAAAAATAACGTTTGGTCGATGAACGATTTTGTAATTGCCAAGGCCACAGAGCGCATTAAAGGAAATACGCTTAGAGGAAGATTTGTATTACACTTTGCAGACGAATATTTGAATGCCGGTTTGTTAGATGCAGATAGAGAGATTCTTATAATCAGCGCGGCTCAAGGTGGCACCGGATTTGCCACACACGAGTGGAATCGTGGCGATGCATTAGCGGTTAGAATGTTGGAGATGACCAAAACAGCTCTTGAACTAAATACCGAAAATAAAATCGTTGCCTTCTTGTGGCATCAAGGGGAGCGAGAAGTTTCTCATAATATGACTGCCGAAGCGCATCTGAACAATGTACGGATACTTTTAGGCGATTTGCAAGCAGCCTTTGGGAAAAATTTTCCTATGATAACTGCAGATTTGGTGCCTATATGGAAAGCCGAAAAAGGCGAGTTAGCTACAAAAATTTCTGATGCTACTAGGCAAGCTTTTGCGGAGGTGGGCGGAAGTTTTGTCGATACAGATGGCCTCACATCTAATTTTGAGGAGGTTGCGGGTTCGCATGAAAAAATTCACTTTTCACGAAAAGCTGTCAAGGAGTTGGGGCAACGCTACTTTGCGGCATACAATAATAAGAGGGAATAA